A genomic region of Leptolyngbya sp. NIES-2104 contains the following coding sequences:
- the ppsA gene encoding phosphoenolpyruvate synthase: MFTTHKLEISSLNQDAKETEFVLWFEQVGIADISIVGGKNASLGEMIQQLTPKGVNVPTGFATTAYAFRYFMEKAGLEARLRRLFADLNVEDVNNLRDRGRQARRLILDTPFPAELESAIVEHYIQLSQRYNSPVEQLDSDDLSRHSGVDVAVRSSATAEDLPDASFAGQQETYLNIYGIRDVLEACHSCFASLFTDRAISYRTTKGFDHFDVALSVGVQKMVRSDLAASGVMFSIDTETGFKNAALITAAYGLGETVVQGVVNPDEYIVFKPTLKQGFRPILDKRLGSKEIKMIYDLGGSKPTMTVPVAKSEQAEFALQNDEILQLARWTCIIEDHYSDVRGSESPMDIEWAKDGSTGELFIVQARPETVHSQKTSNVLKTYKLKVKPSEPLLIGRAVGEMIGQGKVRTIVDLTKLDEFQEGEVLVTTRTDPDWEPIMKKASAVITNQGGRTCHAAIIARELGLPAIVGCDHATDLLKDGQEVTVSCAEGEEGHVYDGLLPFEIETLEFDNLPRPKTQILMNVGNPQEAFRLSMIPNDGVGLARTEFIIANQIKIHPLALLHFEQLKDKAAKWEISQLTAQYETLADYFVDRLSSGIGMIAAAFYPKPVIVRMSDLKSNEYANLIGGRQFEPVEENPMIGWRGASRYYDPKYAEAYGLECQAFKRVREEMGLTNMIPMIPFCRTPNEGRRVLEEMAKHGLVRGENGLQVYVMCELPSNVELADRFSEIFDGFSIGSNDLTQLTLGIDRDSALVSQLFDERDEAVKRKLQRVIATAKQFDRKIGICGQAPSDYPDVAKFLVEQGIDSISLNPDSVLKTRLAISEL; the protein is encoded by the coding sequence ATGTTTACAACGCATAAACTAGAAATTTCTTCGCTCAATCAAGATGCTAAAGAAACCGAATTTGTTCTTTGGTTTGAGCAGGTTGGAATTGCAGATATCTCGATCGTGGGTGGCAAAAATGCCTCTCTCGGAGAAATGATTCAGCAACTCACACCAAAAGGAGTGAATGTTCCGACAGGTTTCGCAACGACGGCTTATGCGTTTCGGTATTTCATGGAAAAGGCAGGGTTAGAAGCTCGATTGCGGCGATTATTTGCAGATTTGAACGTGGAAGATGTGAATAATTTGCGCGATCGAGGTCGTCAAGCCCGCCGATTGATTTTAGATACACCCTTTCCAGCAGAGTTAGAATCTGCGATCGTAGAACATTACATTCAGCTATCACAACGCTATAACAGTCCAGTTGAGCAATTAGATTCAGATGATCTGAGTCGTCATAGTGGGGTTGATGTGGCGGTGCGTTCTAGCGCGACTGCGGAAGATCTTCCTGATGCAAGTTTTGCAGGACAACAAGAAACCTATTTGAATATTTATGGAATCAGGGACGTTCTCGAAGCTTGTCATAGTTGTTTTGCGTCGCTGTTTACCGATCGAGCAATCTCCTACCGTACGACTAAAGGGTTTGATCACTTTGATGTGGCATTGTCGGTTGGTGTGCAGAAAATGGTGCGATCGGATTTGGCGGCTTCGGGGGTGATGTTCTCGATCGATACTGAAACCGGATTTAAAAATGCTGCCTTGATCACCGCTGCTTATGGACTAGGCGAAACAGTGGTTCAAGGGGTTGTGAATCCAGATGAATACATTGTTTTCAAACCCACACTCAAACAAGGATTTCGTCCAATCTTAGATAAGCGATTGGGCAGTAAAGAAATCAAGATGATTTATGACCTTGGTGGTAGTAAACCAACGATGACTGTTCCCGTGGCGAAATCTGAACAAGCAGAATTCGCGCTGCAAAATGATGAGATTTTGCAGCTTGCTCGATGGACGTGCATCATTGAAGATCATTATTCTGATGTTCGAGGCAGTGAAAGCCCGATGGACATTGAATGGGCAAAAGATGGCTCGACAGGTGAGCTATTCATTGTTCAAGCACGTCCTGAAACAGTCCATTCTCAGAAAACGAGTAATGTTCTAAAAACTTATAAGCTGAAGGTTAAGCCATCAGAACCGCTGCTAATCGGTCGGGCAGTGGGTGAAATGATCGGTCAAGGAAAAGTAAGAACGATCGTGGATTTAACCAAGCTCGATGAATTCCAAGAAGGTGAAGTTCTAGTCACTACGCGGACTGATCCAGATTGGGAACCGATCATGAAAAAAGCGAGTGCAGTGATCACCAATCAAGGCGGGCGAACTTGTCACGCGGCAATCATTGCACGAGAACTGGGACTTCCTGCGATCGTGGGTTGCGATCATGCAACTGACCTCCTCAAAGACGGGCAAGAAGTAACCGTTTCTTGTGCTGAAGGAGAAGAAGGACATGTGTATGATGGCTTGCTGCCGTTTGAGATTGAAACACTTGAATTTGACAATCTACCGCGCCCAAAAACCCAGATTTTGATGAATGTGGGCAATCCTCAAGAAGCTTTTCGACTATCTATGATTCCAAACGATGGTGTAGGGCTTGCTCGAACGGAGTTTATCATCGCGAATCAAATCAAAATTCATCCGTTAGCATTGCTGCACTTTGAGCAATTGAAAGATAAAGCTGCAAAGTGGGAGATTAGTCAGCTAACGGCACAGTACGAAACTTTAGCAGATTATTTTGTCGATCGACTTTCTTCCGGGATTGGAATGATTGCTGCTGCTTTCTATCCAAAACCAGTGATTGTGCGAATGTCAGACCTCAAGAGCAATGAATATGCCAATCTGATTGGAGGTCGGCAGTTTGAGCCAGTGGAAGAAAACCCAATGATCGGCTGGCGTGGTGCATCCCGCTACTATGATCCGAAGTATGCGGAAGCGTATGGATTAGAGTGTCAAGCTTTCAAGCGAGTCCGGGAAGAGATGGGATTAACGAATATGATTCCAATGATTCCGTTCTGTCGTACTCCGAACGAAGGGCGAAGAGTGCTCGAAGAAATGGCGAAACATGGATTAGTCAGAGGTGAAAATGGGCTGCAAGTGTATGTGATGTGTGAGTTGCCGAGCAATGTTGAGTTAGCCGATCGCTTTAGCGAAATTTTTGACGGTTTCTCGATCGGCTCGAATGATCTAACACAGCTTACATTAGGTATCGATCGAGATTCGGCTTTAGTGTCTCAGCTATTTGATGAACGCGATGAAGCGGTCAAACGCAAGCTCCAACGAGTGATCGCAACGGCAAAACAATTCGATCGTAAGATTGGAATTTGTGGTCAAGCTCCGAGCGATTATCCTGATGTTGCAAAATTCCTGGTCGAGCAGGGGATTGATTCGATTAGCTTGAATCCGGATTCTGTGTTGAAAACGCGATTAGCGATTAGCGAACTGTAA
- a CDS encoding class I SAM-dependent methyltransferase: MSETPPLHTLDPLNRFSDRATDYQKYRPTYPQTAIDKILSNLGDPAQLIAADIGAGTGISSRLLSDRGLQVIAIEPNAAMSSEAEPYPRIEFRQAIAEQTGLSDQSVDLVTCFQAFHWFNADSALREFRRILKPSGRLALVWNTRDLNNSFTEEYGALLRQVSEKHPALDRLFGRKETLPENPYFPTFEEHHFPLEHALDLPALIGNSKSRSYVPSSGELLDRLLADLEALYQRNKDDQGLVYIKYLTRVFIAGA, from the coding sequence ATGTCTGAAACGCCTCCGCTTCACACACTTGATCCTTTGAATCGATTCTCCGATCGCGCAACTGACTATCAAAAATACAGACCTACCTATCCGCAAACTGCGATCGACAAGATCCTCTCCAATCTCGGCGATCCCGCTCAACTGATTGCCGCTGATATCGGTGCTGGAACTGGGATTTCATCTCGGTTACTTAGCGATCGAGGTTTACAAGTTATCGCGATCGAACCCAATGCTGCAATGAGTTCTGAAGCAGAACCTTATCCGCGAATTGAATTCCGACAAGCGATCGCAGAACAGACTGGGCTTTCTGATCAATCGGTTGATTTAGTCACTTGTTTTCAAGCCTTTCACTGGTTCAATGCTGATTCAGCCTTGCGCGAGTTCCGTCGCATTCTTAAGCCATCTGGACGACTTGCATTAGTGTGGAACACACGCGATCTAAATAACTCATTTACAGAGGAATATGGTGCATTGTTGCGACAGGTTTCAGAAAAGCACCCGGCACTCGATCGATTATTTGGTCGTAAAGAAACCTTGCCAGAAAATCCCTATTTTCCAACCTTCGAGGAGCATCACTTTCCGTTAGAACACGCGCTTGATTTACCCGCATTGATCGGGAACTCGAAAAGTCGATCGTATGTTCCAAGTTCTGGTGAATTGCTCGATCGACTTCTAGCAGATCTCGAAGCTTTGTATCAACGCAACAAAGATGATCAAGGATTGGTTTACATTAAGTACCTGACCAGAGTATTTATTGCTGGAGCCTAA
- a CDS encoding NIL domain-containing protein — MKKRVTLTFPKRSVQMPVTYRLAKDFNVAANIIRAQVAPNQVGKLVVELSGDIDQLDASIDWMRSQDIHVSFASREITIDESVCVDCGLCTGVCPTEALTLDPQSFRLSFTRSRCIVCEQCIPTCPVQAISTTF; from the coding sequence GTGAAAAAGCGAGTCACTCTAACGTTTCCGAAGCGCTCTGTTCAGATGCCTGTCACTTATCGATTGGCGAAAGATTTTAATGTAGCAGCAAATATTATTCGCGCTCAGGTTGCTCCGAATCAGGTCGGTAAGTTAGTCGTGGAATTGTCGGGTGACATTGATCAATTGGATGCGTCGATCGATTGGATGCGATCGCAAGACATTCACGTCTCGTTTGCCAGTCGCGAAATTACGATCGATGAAAGTGTCTGCGTCGATTGTGGGCTGTGTACCGGGGTTTGTCCGACGGAAGCCTTGACGCTTGATCCGCAGTCATTTCGATTATCGTTTACGCGATCGCGCTGTATTGTGTGTGAGCAATGTATTCCAACTTGTCCAGTGCAGGCGATTTCTACAACGTTTTAA
- a CDS encoding PTPA-CTERM sorting domain-containing protein, whose amino-acid sequence MTTLQQNKRVFAAVTIAVSFSAIASFKVDAAIITVNDSGSWINGTNTIANQGFNLIPVPNGSEALGSDLSTLSSPTGNIDFTNSVNKRQVGILDKKTGWESWSNGYQGEVYYSGKDVLTLDIKLPNLNAFDFYIQPDFQEISTISVIAQSGTLSEVLSQDVVNGLGGAKYFGFYSDDPLDSIQSIRIEGPKSGGFAIGQLRGANTKTASVPTPVLLPGLIGLGLGLWRKARNRQSEN is encoded by the coding sequence ATGACAACATTACAGCAGAATAAAAGAGTTTTCGCCGCAGTCACGATCGCGGTCAGCTTTAGCGCGATCGCATCTTTCAAAGTCGATGCTGCCATTATCACCGTGAACGATTCCGGTTCATGGATCAATGGCACAAATACGATCGCCAATCAAGGATTTAATCTAATTCCAGTTCCGAATGGATCTGAGGCGCTCGGTTCAGATCTATCAACGCTCAGTTCACCGACCGGCAATATTGACTTTACGAACAGTGTCAACAAGCGACAAGTTGGAATTTTAGATAAGAAGACTGGCTGGGAGAGTTGGAGTAATGGATATCAGGGCGAAGTCTACTACAGCGGGAAGGATGTTTTAACGCTCGATATCAAGCTACCGAACCTGAACGCCTTCGATTTTTACATTCAGCCTGATTTTCAAGAGATATCGACAATTTCGGTGATTGCTCAAAGTGGCACCCTTTCTGAGGTTCTGAGTCAAGATGTCGTCAATGGACTCGGAGGAGCAAAGTACTTTGGCTTTTACTCCGATGATCCACTTGATTCGATTCAATCGATCCGGATTGAGGGACCCAAATCAGGTGGATTCGCGATCGGACAGCTACGCGGAGCCAACACCAAAACAGCTAGTGTTCCCACTCCAGTTTTACTACCTGGACTGATTGGACTCGGTTTAGGACTATGGCGAAAAGCACGAAACAGACAAAGTGAAAACTAA
- a CDS encoding PP2C family protein-serine/threonine phosphatase, whose amino-acid sequence MPPVLIIEDDRLVRKLLKKLLQPQGFEVVEATTGAEGLTLVSSVRPALILCDWSLPGIDGLSVCRTIKANPDWSDVYFILVAAYSSPEHHVKALDSGADDFLCKRIKIEELSARLRAGLRVYRAFQEQRRLAQELKLQQEQLETEMAEASEYVRSLLPAPMNDRIVARSQFLPSRQLGGDCFDYHWLDSEFFAMYLLDVSGHGLGAALVSVTIQNVLRAQILPGTNFYQPGLVLTALNEAFSSETDWLSEAPSDRYFTIWYGVYNYSKQLLMYASAGHPPAIVVSGHSPNHQIDQLRTPGTPIGMFADSKYKTQFFKVEQESTLYLFSDGIYEVQQSDGTIWNLDQFVDLIDRHHHSEQLDNLETIVRAVKDLKCDRDFDDDCSLLQIKLR is encoded by the coding sequence ATGCCTCCAGTTCTGATTATTGAAGACGATCGATTAGTACGGAAATTGCTCAAAAAATTGCTTCAGCCTCAAGGCTTTGAAGTGGTGGAAGCAACCACCGGAGCAGAAGGTTTAACGCTCGTTTCATCAGTCCGTCCAGCATTGATCCTCTGTGATTGGAGCTTACCTGGAATTGATGGGCTGTCAGTGTGTCGCACGATTAAAGCGAATCCTGATTGGTCAGATGTTTACTTCATTTTGGTAGCGGCTTATAGTTCGCCGGAACATCATGTGAAAGCATTGGACAGTGGAGCCGATGACTTTCTCTGTAAGCGGATTAAGATTGAAGAACTCAGTGCTAGATTGAGAGCGGGTCTAAGAGTCTATCGCGCCTTTCAAGAACAGCGGCGACTTGCTCAAGAATTGAAGCTTCAGCAAGAACAATTAGAAACCGAAATGGCAGAGGCATCAGAATATGTCCGATCGCTATTACCCGCACCGATGAACGATCGCATTGTAGCGCGATCGCAGTTTCTTCCGTCTCGACAGTTAGGCGGTGATTGTTTTGACTATCACTGGCTCGATTCTGAGTTCTTCGCGATGTATCTGTTAGATGTTTCTGGACATGGATTAGGAGCCGCTTTAGTGTCGGTTACAATTCAGAACGTGCTACGCGCTCAGATTCTTCCGGGAACAAACTTTTATCAGCCTGGATTAGTCTTAACTGCACTGAACGAAGCCTTTTCATCAGAAACGGATTGGTTAAGTGAAGCACCGAGCGATCGCTATTTCACGATTTGGTATGGTGTGTATAACTATTCCAAACAGTTACTGATGTATGCCAGTGCAGGACATCCACCCGCGATCGTGGTATCGGGACATTCTCCCAATCATCAAATTGATCAACTCCGCACACCTGGAACCCCGATCGGAATGTTTGCGGATTCAAAATACAAAACTCAGTTTTTCAAAGTTGAACAAGAGAGTACCTTGTATTTATTCAGTGATGGTATCTATGAAGTTCAGCAATCGGATGGAACCATTTGGAATTTAGATCAATTTGTGGATTTAATCGATCGACATCATCATTCAGAACAATTAGATAACTTAGAAACGATTGTTCGAGCGGTGAAAGATTTGAAATGCGATCGAGATTTTGACGATGATTGTTCGCTGTTGCAGATCAAATTGCGGTAG
- a CDS encoding STAS domain-containing protein yields MSHPVKVVKVCGILGHTQAKQFKQDIFDVIAAGTVQILVDFEQATFMDSSGLGALVSSLKVVKAAQGTLALCSLGQEIRMLLELADVIQFFPIFANQLEFDRAREGCSMV; encoded by the coding sequence ATGAGTCATCCTGTGAAGGTTGTCAAGGTTTGTGGCATTCTGGGTCACACTCAAGCAAAACAGTTCAAACAAGATATTTTCGATGTGATTGCAGCCGGGACAGTGCAAATTCTGGTTGATTTTGAGCAGGCTACGTTTATGGATAGTTCTGGATTAGGTGCATTAGTCAGTTCGTTAAAAGTCGTCAAGGCAGCACAGGGAACATTAGCGCTGTGTTCATTAGGGCAAGAAATTAGAATGTTGCTAGAGCTTGCAGATGTGATTCAGTTTTTTCCGATTTTCGCGAATCAGTTGGAATTCGATCGGGCGCGGGAAGGATGTTCAATGGTTTGA
- a CDS encoding sugar transferase, whose protein sequence is MIQQSSIAFPVTQTEELYQVQLPALLTVTEAIAFRAKCRELIEAKPTPTKIILDFAQTTFIDSSAIGALVMCLKAARSRQIELVLWSVKSEILTILELADLGQHFTIESKTIPLEPHPKPQIEATHPSVQSKTKRAIDIVGAMVGLGITAVVFIPIAIAIKLDNPGTILFSQTRCGHLGQRFQVWKFRSMVSNAEQLKAQVENQNEGAFFKNENDPRITRVGRFLRKTSLDEFPQFWNVLRGEMSLVGTRPPLPEEVDRYEIANWQRLNVKPGITGEWQVHGRSKIRNFEEVIQLDLRYQERWSLKYDLQLLLKTVMVLFRKDSAF, encoded by the coding sequence ATGATTCAACAGTCTTCGATCGCTTTTCCCGTCACGCAAACTGAAGAACTCTATCAAGTGCAGCTTCCGGCATTGTTAACCGTGACGGAGGCGATCGCATTTCGCGCAAAATGTCGAGAATTGATCGAAGCAAAACCGACTCCGACTAAAATTATTCTCGATTTTGCTCAAACGACCTTTATTGATAGCAGCGCGATTGGAGCATTAGTCATGTGTCTCAAAGCAGCTCGATCGCGTCAAATCGAACTAGTCCTATGGAGTGTTAAATCTGAAATTCTCACGATTCTAGAGTTAGCTGATCTCGGTCAACATTTCACGATCGAATCCAAGACGATCCCGCTCGAACCGCATCCCAAACCTCAGATCGAAGCGACTCACCCCTCAGTTCAATCAAAAACGAAACGAGCGATCGACATTGTTGGTGCAATGGTCGGCTTAGGAATTACAGCCGTTGTGTTTATCCCGATTGCGATCGCGATTAAGCTCGATAATCCAGGTACAATTCTATTTTCTCAAACTCGTTGCGGTCACTTGGGGCAGCGGTTTCAAGTTTGGAAATTTCGCTCTATGGTGAGCAATGCTGAACAACTAAAAGCACAAGTAGAAAATCAGAACGAAGGAGCATTTTTTAAGAATGAGAATGACCCACGAATTACAAGAGTCGGGCGATTTCTAAGAAAAACAAGTCTAGATGAGTTTCCGCAGTTTTGGAATGTTCTACGGGGCGAAATGAGCTTAGTAGGAACTCGTCCGCCATTGCCTGAAGAAGTCGATCGCTATGAAATCGCAAATTGGCAACGGCTCAATGTTAAACCGGGAATCACCGGAGAATGGCAGGTACATGGTCGATCGAAGATTCGCAATTTTGAGGAAGTGATTCAGTTAGATTTGCGGTACCAGGAGCGCTGGAGCTTGAAGTATGATCTACAGCTACTACTCAAAACCGTGATGGTTCTGTTCAGAAAAGATAGTGCATTTTAA
- a CDS encoding anti-sigma regulatory factor, protein MNNLVSTEGVIHFDRLIVQTDLTVIPQILSWFEAFQRFPVSQVVWLQGQIALVEGFTNAVRHAHAQFSKYTPIEIEAGIYPNRLEIRVWDQGSPFDLAELIDRVEQDYPNPLEHEVHWGAALFKKLKDQHGWNVEYSCSGEGQNCLSLIKFY, encoded by the coding sequence ATGAACAATCTCGTATCAACAGAAGGTGTGATTCACTTCGATCGACTGATTGTTCAAACGGACTTGACCGTAATTCCGCAGATTCTATCGTGGTTTGAAGCGTTTCAGCGGTTTCCGGTTTCTCAAGTGGTTTGGCTGCAAGGACAAATTGCGTTGGTAGAAGGTTTTACCAATGCAGTCCGGCACGCTCATGCCCAATTCTCAAAATACACTCCGATTGAGATTGAGGCGGGTATCTATCCGAATCGGCTCGAAATTCGAGTTTGGGATCAAGGTTCACCGTTTGATTTGGCGGAATTGATCGATCGAGTAGAGCAAGACTATCCAAATCCCCTAGAACACGAGGTACACTGGGGCGCAGCATTGTTCAAGAAGCTCAAAGATCAACACGGCTGGAATGTTGAATATTCCTGCTCTGGTGAGGGTCAGAACTGTTTGAGTTTGATCAAGTTTTACTAA
- a CDS encoding Uma2 family endonuclease has product MVTQPQNLDQREVFYPESDGKPMADNTKQFRWIVVIEQNLEWLFADDPNVFVAGDLLWYPVEGNNRLSTAPDTMVVFGRPKGDRGSYQQWREDNLPPQVVFEILSPGNTQPEMDRKLLFYHTYGVEEYYVYDPDRIQLSGWIRDEDRLLDQIESMSGWVSPRLSVRFELNAELELYRPDGTPFFSFAEINQMLNQERQRAEQAEQQLEQERQRSQQMAERLRSLGIDPDAL; this is encoded by the coding sequence ATGGTGACACAGCCGCAGAACCTCGATCAGCGCGAGGTTTTTTACCCAGAAAGTGATGGCAAACCGATGGCGGACAATACGAAGCAATTTCGCTGGATTGTGGTGATCGAGCAGAATCTAGAATGGCTATTTGCGGACGATCCCAATGTTTTTGTTGCGGGAGATTTACTCTGGTATCCGGTAGAAGGCAACAATCGGTTAAGTACTGCTCCAGATACAATGGTCGTATTTGGCAGACCAAAAGGCGATCGTGGTTCTTATCAACAGTGGAGAGAAGATAATCTCCCGCCTCAAGTCGTATTTGAGATTTTATCTCCAGGGAACACACAGCCTGAAATGGATCGGAAGTTGCTGTTTTATCACACCTACGGAGTCGAAGAGTATTACGTTTACGATCCCGATCGCATTCAGTTAAGCGGGTGGATTCGCGATGAGGATAGATTACTCGATCAAATTGAATCGATGTCGGGTTGGGTTAGTCCCCGCTTGAGTGTTCGATTTGAGTTGAACGCAGAATTAGAGTTGTATCGACCAGACGGAACACCCTTTTTCTCGTTCGCTGAGATTAATCAAATGCTCAACCAAGAGCGCCAACGAGCAGAGCAAGCAGAACAACAATTAGAACAGGAACGGCAGCGATCGCAACAAATGGCAGAAAGACTACGATCGCTCGGAATCGATCCAGATGCACTTTAG
- the leuD gene encoding 3-isopropylmalate dehydratase small subunit — protein sequence MVSEVKTVTGRGIPLVGNDIDTDRIIPARFLRCVTFDGLGAQVFADDRVQLQGQHPFDLPQYQSATVLIVNGNFGCGSSREHAPQAIAKWGIQAIIGESFAEIFFGNCVAIGIPCITADPSVTSQLQKRVEADPQLEVLINLEQLKVQCGSFEAEITMPSGAHQMLTSGTWDACGQLVSQADQVRATAAKLPYVAWSR from the coding sequence ATGGTGAGTGAAGTTAAGACCGTGACAGGACGCGGAATTCCTTTAGTCGGAAATGACATTGATACCGATCGCATTATTCCAGCAAGATTTCTACGCTGTGTGACATTCGATGGTTTAGGAGCGCAAGTGTTCGCTGACGATCGCGTTCAGTTGCAAGGACAACATCCGTTTGATCTCCCTCAGTACCAAAGTGCAACCGTTCTGATTGTGAACGGAAATTTTGGCTGCGGATCGAGTCGGGAACATGCGCCACAAGCGATCGCGAAATGGGGGATTCAAGCGATCATTGGTGAGAGCTTTGCAGAAATTTTCTTTGGAAACTGTGTTGCGATCGGAATTCCTTGTATTACGGCTGATCCAAGTGTTACAAGCCAACTGCAAAAGCGAGTTGAAGCTGATCCACAGCTTGAGGTATTGATTAATCTAGAACAATTGAAAGTGCAGTGTGGATCATTTGAGGCTGAGATTACAATGCCATCGGGAGCACATCAAATGTTAACTTCTGGAACATGGGATGCGTGTGGTCAATTAGTTTCACAAGCTGATCAAGTTCGAGCAACTGCGGCAAAGTTACCTTATGTGGCTTGGAGCCGATGA
- a CDS encoding CYTH domain-containing protein — MGVEIERKFLVKSDQWRNLAQGELYRQGYIPTLESTVRIRVIRDRGFLTIKGKTQGISRAEFEYEIPVEDATQMLDQLCKPPLIEKYRHKIELNGLVWEVDEFLGANRGLTIAEVELKSADQAIELPEWIGEDVSHDPCYYNSNLAQHPYTTW, encoded by the coding sequence ATGGGTGTTGAAATTGAGCGAAAGTTTTTAGTAAAAAGTGATCAATGGCGAAATCTGGCTCAAGGTGAACTCTATCGGCAAGGTTACATTCCGACGCTTGAAAGTACGGTGAGAATTCGAGTAATTCGCGATCGAGGTTTCCTCACGATTAAAGGTAAGACTCAAGGAATCTCCCGTGCAGAGTTTGAGTATGAAATTCCTGTTGAAGATGCAACACAGATGCTGGATCAACTTTGCAAGCCGCCTTTAATCGAAAAGTACCGCCATAAGATCGAATTGAATGGTTTAGTGTGGGAAGTCGATGAATTTTTAGGAGCAAATCGGGGATTGACGATCGCAGAAGTTGAGCTAAAAAGTGCGGATCAAGCGATCGAGCTTCCTGAATGGATCGGGGAAGATGTTTCGCATGATCCGTGCTACTACAATTCTAATCTTGCACAGCATCCTTACACAACTTGGTAG
- a CDS encoding carbohydrate kinase, which yields MNSLGLKRAIVNTIKETLEDETVMHPRVICLGEILFDRISNQPGLPLEAVSSWTSYPGGAPANVACALTKLGTPSAFIGCVGEDDLGRSLIDLLKTIQVDTSGVQTYPAPTRTVLVLRSETGDRSFVAFGDKRDTTEFADTHLKSDRIPVKLFQHADYLVIGTLLLAYPESRAAIGRALELCEQFFVKVVLDVNWRPVFWNDQSIAPRMIHNLIKRADYLKLAEEEAEWLFDTTDPGVIAHRLESLEGVLVTAGEKGCAYCLSQKEGKVPAFSIEVEDTTGAGDSFLAGFVHQLCQHQLSEVKQDADRIVRYASAAGALTTMRAGAIDAQPTGAEVDAFLFLQDQEG from the coding sequence GTGAATTCTTTAGGTTTGAAGAGAGCGATCGTAAATACTATAAAGGAAACACTCGAAGATGAAACCGTAATGCACCCCCGCGTGATTTGTTTAGGTGAAATTTTATTCGATCGTATTTCCAATCAGCCTGGATTGCCGCTCGAAGCCGTGTCTTCCTGGACTTCGTATCCAGGAGGTGCTCCCGCGAATGTTGCCTGTGCACTGACGAAATTAGGGACACCGAGCGCATTTATTGGCTGTGTGGGCGAGGATGATTTAGGTCGATCGCTAATCGATTTGCTCAAGACGATTCAGGTCGATACCAGCGGAGTTCAGACGTATCCAGCACCAACGCGGACGGTTTTAGTGTTGCGATCGGAAACGGGCGATCGTAGTTTCGTTGCATTTGGGGACAAGCGGGATACGACCGAATTTGCAGACACACATTTGAAGAGCGATCGCATTCCAGTCAAATTGTTTCAGCACGCGGATTATTTAGTGATTGGAACCTTATTACTAGCGTATCCAGAAAGTCGAGCCGCGATCGGACGTGCCCTTGAACTCTGTGAGCAATTTTTTGTCAAGGTTGTACTCGATGTGAACTGGCGACCTGTGTTCTGGAATGATCAAAGCATTGCTCCTAGAATGATTCACAATTTGATCAAACGTGCAGATTACCTAAAGCTGGCAGAAGAAGAAGCAGAATGGTTGTTCGATACCACTGATCCCGGTGTGATTGCTCATCGGCTGGAAAGCTTAGAAGGTGTGCTCGTAACGGCTGGAGAGAAAGGATGTGCTTACTGCTTGAGCCAGAAAGAAGGGAAAGTTCCGGCATTCTCGATCGAGGTTGAAGATACCACAGGTGCGGGCGATAGCTTCTTAGCAGGATTTGTGCATCAACTCTGCCAGCATCAACTATCGGAAGTAAAACAAGATGCCGATCGCATTGTGCGATATGCCAGTGCAGCAGGCGCACTAACAACCATGAGAGCAGGCGCGATCGATGCTCAACCCACGGGCGCAGAAGTCGATGCGTTCTTATTTCTACAAGATCAGGAGGGTTAA